In Microcebus murinus isolate Inina chromosome 20, M.murinus_Inina_mat1.0, whole genome shotgun sequence, the following are encoded in one genomic region:
- the LOC142862639 gene encoding LOW QUALITY PROTEIN: uncharacterized protein LOC142862639 (The sequence of the model RefSeq protein was modified relative to this genomic sequence to represent the inferred CDS: substituted 3 bases at 3 genomic stop codons), producing the protein MLENYRNLVFVGLVASKPDLITCLEQRTEPWKVKTNETVAKHPELSSHCTQDLLPGQGIKDSSQKSIMRLYGTCSPENVHLRKARECVGECKRQKVCYDGLTQCSSNTHRKNVKCYKCIKVFTKSSNLNIHKIEHTGEKRFKCNEFGKMINHSSEPSGHRKIHTGEKPYKCEECGKDFKCSSKLTIHKRIHTGEKPYQCEECGKAFTQLDVVTRHKKIHRGXKPYKCEECGKAFIWLSDLTGHKRIHTGEKPYRCEECGKAYTWLYSLTRHKRIHTGEKPYKCEECGKAFIWLSDLTVHKIIHTGEKPYKCEECGKAFTWYTHFTQHKRIHTGEKPYKCEECGKAFIWLKDLTGHKRIHTGEKPYKCEECGKAFTWCTQLNQHKIIHSGEKPYKCEECGKAFTTCAYLTQHKRIHTGEKPYKCEECGKAFTWLNDLTGHKRIHTGEKPYKCEECGKAFIWCKQLNQHKIIHSGEKPYKCEECGKAFTRCAYLTQHKRIHTGEKPYKCEECVKAFNQCTNLSRHKRIHTGEKPYKCEECGKAFTWCTHLTLHKRIHTGEKPYKCEECGKAFIQCWTLTQHKRIHTGEKPYKCEECGKLFTQFSTLTQHKRIHTRGKPXTCVECGKAFIRLRDLTLHKXIHTGEKPYKCEECGKAFSQCSPLNVHKRIHIREKFYKYENCGKVFNNCSHLIPHQRNHTR; encoded by the exons gtcttgttgcCTCTAAGCCAGACCTGATCACCTGTCTGGAGCAAAGAACAGAGCCCTGGAAAGTGAAGACAAATGAGACAGTCGCCAAACACCCAG aactgtcttcccattgCACCCAAGACCTATTGCCAGGGCAGGGCATAAAAGATTCGtctcagaaatcaataatgagactatatggaaccTGTAGCCctgaaaatgtacacttaagaAAAGCCAgggagtgtgtgggtgagtgtaagaggcagaaagtatgtTACGATGGTCTTACCCAGTGTTCGTCAAATACCCATAGGAAAAAcgtcaaatgttataaatgtataaaagtctttaccAAATCTTCAAATCTCAATATACATAAGATAGAACATACTGGTGAGAAAAGATTCAAATGTAATGAATTTGGCAAGATGATAAACCACAGCTCAGAACCTTCTGGACATAGGAAAATTCATAccggagagaaaccttacaagtgtgaagaatgtggaaaagactTTAAGTGTTCCTCCAAACTTACTATACAtaagagaattcacactggagagaaaccctaccaatgtgaagaatgtgggaaggcctttaccCAGCTTGATGTAGTCACtcgacataaaaaaattcatagaggatagaaaccatacaaatgtgaggaatgtggcaaagcctttatctggctaaGTGACCTCactggacataaaagaattcatacaggagagaaaccatacagatgtgaggaatgtgggaaagcctatACCTGGCTCTACAGCCtcactcgacataaaagaattcacactggagagaaaccatacaaatgtgaggaatgtggcaaagcctttatctggctaaGTGACCTCACTGtgcataaaataattcatactggagagaaaccatacaaatgtgaggaatgtgggaaagcctttacctggtaCACACActttactcaacataaaagaattcatactggagagaaaccatacaaatgtgaggaatgtggcaaagcctttatctggcttAAAGACCTCactggacataaaagaattcacactggagagaaaccatacaaatgtgaggaatgtgggaaagcctttacctggtgcacacagcttaatcaacataaaataattcatagcggagagaaaccttacaaatgtgaagaatgtggcaaagcctttaccacGTGCgcataccttactcaacataaaagaattcatacaggagagaaaccctacaaatgtgaggaatgtggcaaagcctttacctggctTAATGACCTCactggacataaaagaattcacactggagagaaaccatacaaatgtgaggaatgtgggaaagcctttatcTGGTGCAAACAGCttaatcaacataaaataattcatagcggagagaaaccttacaaatgtgaagaatgtggcaaagcctttaccaggtgtgcataccttactcaacataaaagaattcatacaggagagaaaccctacaaatgtgaggaatgtgtcaaagcctttaaccagtgcacaaaccttagtcgacataaaaggattcatactggagagaaaccctacaaatgtgaggaatgtggcaaagcctttacctggtgcacacaccttactctacataaaagaattcacacaggagagaaaccctacaaatgtgaggaatgtggcaaagcctttatccagtgcTGGactcttactcaacataaaagaattcacactggagagaaaccctacaaatgtgaggaatgtggcaaactCTTTACACAGttctcaacccttactcaacataaaagaattcatactagagGGAAACCCTAAAcatgtgtagaatgtggcaaagcctttattcgcctcagagacctcactctacataaatgaatccatacaggagagaaaccatacaaatgtgaggaatgtggcaaagcattttcccagtgctcaccccttaatgtacataaaagaattcatatcagagaaaaattctacaaatatgaaaattgtggcaaagtctttaataactgctcacatcttattccacatcaaagaaatcatactagataa